In Choloepus didactylus isolate mChoDid1 chromosome 6, mChoDid1.pri, whole genome shotgun sequence, one DNA window encodes the following:
- the LOC119538187 gene encoding LOW QUALITY PROTEIN: olfactory receptor 5A1-like (The sequence of the model RefSeq protein was modified relative to this genomic sequence to represent the inferred CDS: inserted 1 base in 1 codon) — MSIAKSWNSSSVAVFILLGFTDHTELQAVLFVTFLGIYLMTLAWNLALIFLIRGDSRLHTPVYFFLGNLSFIDICYSSTVAPKMLADFFRDQKTISFMGCAAQFFFFVGMGLTECSLLTAMAYDRYAAISXPLLYTTIMSQGLCTCMVVGAYVGGFLSSLIQASSIFRLRFCGPNVINHFFCDLPPVLALSCSDTFLSQVVNFLVVVTVGGTSFLILLVSYSYIVSAILKIHSAEGQWKAFSTCASHLIVVSLLFGTALFMYLRPSSSYSLGRDKMVSVFYSLVIPMLNPLIYSLRNKEIKDALCKVLEKKRVFP; from the exons ATGTCCATAGCCAAGTCTTGGAACAGCTCATCAGTGGCTGTGTTCATCCTCCTGGGATTCACAGACCACACAGAACTGCAGGCTGTCCTCTTTGTGACCTTCCTGGGCATCTATCTCATGACCCTGGCCTGGAATCTGGCCCTTATCTTTCTGATCAGAGGTGACTCTCGTCTGCACACACCCGTGTACTTCTTCCTCGGCAACTTGTCCTTCATTGACATCTGCTactcttccacagtggctcccAAGATGCTCGCTGACTTCTTCAGGGACCAGAAGACCATATCATTCATGGGCTGTGCtgctcagttttttttctttgtcggCATGGGTCTAACGGAGTGCTCCCTCCTGACTGCTATGGCATATGACCGATATGCTGCCATCT AGCCCCTGCTCTACACCACCATCATGTCCCAGGGTCTCTGCACCTGCATGGTGGTTGGGGCATATGTTGGTGGCTTTCTGAGCTCCCTGATCCAGGCCAGTTCCATATTTCGGCTCCGTTTCTGTGGACCCAATGTCAtcaaccacttcttctgtgatcTCCCGCCAGTCCTGGCACTTTCTTGCTCTGACACATTCCTAAGTCAAGTGGTGAATTTCCTCGTGGTGGTCACTGTTGGGGGAACCTCATTTCTCATACTGCTTGTTTCCTACAGTTACATAGTGTCTGCGATCTTGAAGATCCACTCAGCGGAAGGCCAATGGAAAGCCTTCAGCACATGTGCCTCGCACCTGATTGTGGTGTCTCTGCTGTTTGGGACAGCCCTTTTCATGTACCTGCGACCCAGCTCCAGCTACTCACTTGGCAGGGACAAGATGGTGTCTGTGTTCTATTCTCTGGTGATTCCCATGCTGAACCCTCTCATTTACAGTTTGAGGAACAAAGAGATCAAAGATGCCCTATGTAAGGTTTTGGAGAAGAAGAGAGTGTTTCCCTAA